In one Gracilinanus agilis isolate LMUSP501 chromosome 6, AgileGrace, whole genome shotgun sequence genomic region, the following are encoded:
- the AHNAK gene encoding neuroblast differentiation-associated protein AHNAK, producing MEKEEEPTRELLLPNWQGSGSHGLTIEQTDDGVFVQQVVQNSPAARTGVVKEGDQIVGATIYFDNLQSGEVTQLLNTMGHHTVGLKLHRKGDRSPEPGQSWSQDSAFGRCSEVVLTGKLRPDEGK from the exons atggagaaggaggaagaaccCACAAGGGAGCTGCTCTTGCCCAACTGGCAGGGCAGTGGTTCCCATGGCCTGACCATCGAACAGACAGATGATGGTGTCTTTGTGCAGCAAGTTGTGCAGAATTCCCCTGCGGCACGCACAGGCGTTGTCAAGGAGG GGGACCAGATTGTGGGGGCCACCATCTACTTTGACAATCTGCAGTCGGGTGAGGTGACACAGCTTCTGAATACCATGGGACACCACACGGTGGGCCTGAAGCTGCACCGAAAGGGGGATCGCTCCCCAGAGCCCGGCCAGTCCTGGTCCCAAGACAGCGCCTTTGGACGGTGCTCTGAGGTGGTGCTG